DNA from Banduia mediterranea:
GCTCGCCGTCTTTCTGGCCTGGGTCGCCGGGATCATCGCACGACGTCGCGGCCTTCAGGATCAGTGTCGATCCAACAGCGATCACAAGCGACAGACCTTGTCCGACATCACTCTCGGCTGGATGGTCTTGGCAGCCAAGCTCCTGACACTGACCCAAGCCTGTTTTGAACAAGCGCTGCGATCCCTCTGGCACCCGCCATCATGCTTCAATGGCCCAACGACCACTCGCGCCTAAATTTGAGGGGAAACCTCAGACTCTGCCCACT
Protein-coding regions in this window:
- a CDS encoding transposase, which produces LDIVNLYRTRMRIEQSFRTLKSHQFGFGYEDSQSCGAARIAMLLLIHLLAVFLAWVAGIIARRRGLQDQCRSNSDHKRQTLSDITLGWMVLAAKLLTLTQACFEQALRSLWHPPSCFNGPTTTRA